The genomic DNA GAAGGCCGCCGCAACGGCTGGTTGCCGGGCCGGAAAAGCGAAAGGGCCGATGCGTCGCCGCATCGGCCCTTTCGTGTTGGTCGGAGAGAGAGGATTCGAACCTCCGGCCCCTGCCTCCCGAAAGCAGTGCTCTACCAGGCTGAGCTACTCTCCGGTCCGTCGGTGGCGCCGTGGCCGGCGTCACCGTGGGCCGCGTATATAGCCGCTTGAGTGGGGGGCTGCAACGTGAAAATCACCCCCCGCGGCGAAAAAGTTCCCGAGGCTTAGAAATCGCGCTCGATCACGAAATCCAGCACCTCCAGCAGGGCGGCCTTCACCGGCGTGTCCGGGAACAGGCCCAGCGCGTCGCGCGCGATGGAACCGTAGTGGCGCGCGCGCTCCACGGTGTCCTTCAGCGCGTTGTGCCTGGCCATCAGCTCCTGGGCGCGCTCCAGGTCGCCCTCCTGCTGGTCCAGCTCCTCCATTGTGCGGCGCCAGAAGGCCCGCTCCTCGTCGTTGCCGCGGCGGAAGGCCAGCACGACCGGCAGGGTGATCTTGCCCTCGCGGAAGTCGTCGCCGACCGTCTTGCCCAGCTTCGCCTGGAAGGCCGAGTAATCCAGCACGTCGTCGACGAGCTGGAAGGCGATGCCCAGGTTCATGCCGTAGTCGTAGAGCGCCAGCTCCTCCGCCTGCGGGCGGTCGGCCACCACGGCGCCGACGCGGCAGGCGGCGGCGAACAGCTCCGCCGTCTTGGCCTTGATGACCTCCAGATAGGCCTGCTCGCTGGTTTCGGTGTCGTTGGTGGTGCGCAGCTGCAGCACCTCGCCCTCGGCGATCACCGCGGACGCCTTGGACAGGATGCGCAGCACGTCCAGCGACCCGACCTCCACCATCAGCTCGAAGCTGCGGGAGAACAGGAAGTCGCCGACCAGCACGCTGGCCTTGTTGCCGAACACCGCGTTCGCCGAGGCGAGTCCGCGGCGCAGGTCGCTCTCGTCCACGACGTCGTCGTGCAGCAGGGTGGCGGTGTGGATGAACTCCACCACCGCGGCCAGCATCTTGTGATCCTCGCCCTTGTAGCCGCACAGCTCGGCGGCGGCGAGGGTGAGGACGGGGCGCAGGCGCTTGCCGCCGGCGGCGATGAGATAGCCGGCAAGTTGCGGGATCATATCGACGGACGAATGCATCCGCTGGACGATGATCTCGTTCACCGCGCTCAGGTCATCGGCCACCAGGGCGGTCAGATCGTCGAGCGGGGTGGACTTCCGCCGTTTCGGCTCGAGGTTGGTCACGACCGCCAAGGTCGACTCCAATGATGATTGACGTGACGAATTCCGGCAGGGAGCATAACGGCATAGCCTCTTCGGTCAAGTCCGCAAGGCGAATAAGGGCACAGAACAGCCGGGATTTCATGAAGGAACTTCTGCGCACCACCGATCCGGTCCGTCTGAGCTGGCTTCTCGCCCTGCTGACCGACGCGGGAATCGAGGGGATCGTGCTGGACACCCACACCAGCATCCTGGAGGGTTCCATCGGCGCCATCCCCCGCCGCCTGATGGTGGCGGAGGAGGATCATGCGGCCGCCTGCCGCCTGCTGCGCGACGCCGGGGAGGAGCTGGGGGCGTGACGATGGAAAGCGACGCGGCGTTCGACACGCTTCTCGACGGGCGCGTCCGCCTGCACCAGCCGCAGGCCGGCTACCGCGCCGCCATCGACCCGGTGCTGCTCGCCGCCGTCACCGCCGCCGGGGCGGGGGAGCGGGTGCTGGACGTCGGCACCGGCACCGGGGCGGCGGCGCTGTGCATCGCCGCCCGCGTGCCGGGCGTCATGGTCGTCGGGCTGGAGAAGCGGGCGGAGGCGGCGGCGTTCGCCCGGCGCAACGCCGCCCTCAACGGGCTGGATGGCCGGGTGGGCGTCCTTGAGGGTGACCTGCTCGCCCCGCCGCCGGAGCTGATTCCCGGGAGCTTCGACCGGGTGATGATGAATCCGCCCTATCTGCGCGCGGGGGCGGCCAGCGTGCCGCCCGACCCCTGGAAGGCCGCGGCGAACGTGGAGGGGGAGGCGGCTTTGATCGACTGGGTGCGCTTCGCCGCCGCGATGCTGAAGCCGCGCGGCACGCTGACCATGGTCCACCGGGCCGACCGGGTGGACGAGATCCTGACCGCGCTCCACGGCGCCCGATTCGGCTCACTGACGCTCGTCCCGCTCTGGCCGAAGGCGGGGGAGGAGGCGCGGCGCATCCTGCTGGCGGTGCAGAAGGGGGGGCGCTCGCCGGCGCGATTCACCGCCGGGCTGGTGCTGCACGGCCCCGATGGCGCCTATGGCGGGCAGGCGCAACGGATTCTGCGCGACATGGGCCCGCTGATCCCTTAAGTCGGCGCTTTCAATCCAGCCTCAGCGGCACCATTTCAACCGGCGATGAACATGACGAAGCTGCTCGCCAAACTCCCGTTCGGCCCCTGGCGCGACGCCGGGCCGATCGTGTCCGTCCTCCGCCTGTCCGGTGTCATCGGTCAGGCCGGAGCCTTCCGCCAGGGTCTGACCATGTCCAGCATGGCCGGGCTGATCGAACGCGCCTTCGCGCCGAAGGGTCAGGCGGCGGTTGCGCTGGTCGTCAACTCGCCGGGCGGGTCGCCGGTGCAGTCGGCGTTGATCGCCAAGCGCATCCGCGACCTCGCCACCGAGAAGAAGGTGCCGGTGTTCGCCTTCTGCGAGGACGCGGCGGCGTCCGGCGGCTATTGGCTGGCCTGCGCGGCCGACGAGATCTGGGCGGACGAGAGCAGCATCCTGGGCTCCATCGGCGTGGTGTCCGCCGGCTTCGGCGCGCACGAGTTCA from Azospirillum brasilense includes the following:
- a CDS encoding tRNA1(Val) (adenine(37)-N6)-methyltransferase: MESDAAFDTLLDGRVRLHQPQAGYRAAIDPVLLAAVTAAGAGERVLDVGTGTGAAALCIAARVPGVMVVGLEKRAEAAAFARRNAALNGLDGRVGVLEGDLLAPPPELIPGSFDRVMMNPPYLRAGAASVPPDPWKAAANVEGEAALIDWVRFAAAMLKPRGTLTMVHRADRVDEILTALHGARFGSLTLVPLWPKAGEEARRILLAVQKGGRSPARFTAGLVLHGPDGAYGGQAQRILRDMGPLIP
- a CDS encoding polyprenyl synthetase family protein, encoding MAVVTNLEPKRRKSTPLDDLTALVADDLSAVNEIIVQRMHSSVDMIPQLAGYLIAAGGKRLRPVLTLAAAELCGYKGEDHKMLAAVVEFIHTATLLHDDVVDESDLRRGLASANAVFGNKASVLVGDFLFSRSFELMVEVGSLDVLRILSKASAVIAEGEVLQLRTTNDTETSEQAYLEVIKAKTAELFAAACRVGAVVADRPQAEELALYDYGMNLGIAFQLVDDVLDYSAFQAKLGKTVGDDFREGKITLPVVLAFRRGNDEERAFWRRTMEELDQQEGDLERAQELMARHNALKDTVERARHYGSIARDALGLFPDTPVKAALLEVLDFVIERDF
- a CDS encoding DUF2007 domain-containing protein gives rise to the protein MKELLRTTDPVRLSWLLALLTDAGIEGIVLDTHTSILEGSIGAIPRRLMVAEEDHAAACRLLRDAGEELGA